The genomic window ATTTCATCCTTAAAAAGTGCTATATTTAATGATATTCTTTAAAGTCAATTAAAATTCGAAATCCTATTGTTTAATAGATTAATATTTTGTTAATTAGAGAAAATCGATAATTAAAAAAGTATTATTTAGTATGAACTATCTCTTCGACTATGGGGTCTATACCATTTATGTAATCTTTTATAATTAATTCAACGATGTGATTTAGCAATGAAAGTATTGGATTTGTATTCAGGATGACTAAAATATTTTGTATAGTAGGTTATATTTAATTTAGAAATATTCAATTATAATAACTTAAAAATAGTTATTATATATAAAAATAATATATTACATAAAAAACCATTCGAATTATTTTGTAACAAGAAAGGTTTTTAGTAATATATTATTTTTGTTTGCTAATATTATTTTATACTTAGAAAATTATATTATTTTATTTATTTAGTTTATCCTGTTCTAAGAAGTATAATAAAAGATCCGTTCTTTTCTTTGTTATGTCATCTATTGCTTCTGGTGACCATTTATAGTTTCCTTTACCACTCTTAGTTCCACAATTTGTAGCATCTACTTTTTCTTTTAAGTATTGAGATGCTTCAGTAGAATTACATAAATCTTTAAATAGATAAGTAGAGATATTATAAAATATATCAAGTCCACCAAGGTCTGCACTTCTTAATGGCCCAGTAACAGGAAGACGACGACCTAATCCGTATTCTACAGCCTTGTCCACTTCTTCTGGATCAGCCCAACCTTGTTCAACTATATATATAGCTTCTCTTAAAAGAGCTAATTGCAAACGATTACCTATAAAGCCTAAGCATTCTTTATTCATTTTAACAGGTTGTTTATTTATTTGCTTTACCCAAGCCATAGTTCTTTCAACTGTTTCAGCAGAAGTTTTTTCTCCTGGAACAACTTCAACTAGAGGAATTAATTCAGCAGGGCACCAAAAATGAGCTACAACAACTCTTTCAGGATGTTCAAGATTTTGAGATATAGCCGATGGACTTAGGCCTGAAGTATTAGTAGCAAGTATAACTTCTGGTGAGCATAATTTATCAAGTTTTCCAAATAAGTCTTGTTTTATAGGTAGTTTTTCAGCAACACATTCTATTATTATTTCAGCATTTTCAACAACTTTTTCTAAGTTATTTGTTAAGTTTATTTTAGATATTACTTTTTCATAGTCTTCTTCAGTTATTTTTCCGTTAGACAGAAGTAGTTTTAAACTCTTTTTTATATTTTCAAAACCATTATTAAGATTTTGTTCTGAAATATCAAACATACTTACTTGAAGACCAGCTTCTGCACAAAGTTGTGCAATACCATGTCCCATTGTACCAGCACCGATAATAGCAACTTTTTTTATTTCCATATCTACCTGGATTATATAGTAATATAACCCAGAAAACACCTCCCTTGAGTATATTATTAGTTAATTGGATAACAAATAAATAGTTAAATTAAGTAAAATCATACTATAATTATAGTATATATGTAATTATTAGTAAATATATATCGTTAAAATATTATTGAAAAAATACAAATGGAATTCAAATATATATTTTATACTAAAAGTAATAAATTATATATTTTCTAAAAAAAAACATAAAAGTATAGATTTAAAGGGAAATATGATATATAATTATGATATAAAAGGCTTACAAGGAAATATTATGAAGAAAACTTAATATAAAAATGAATAAATATTCAGAATGTTCTTTAATAAGCTGATAAAAATAAAACAATATTAAAACGTATACATAAGTATGCGTCAATTAAGTAAATGCATTTATGTTAAATAATTAACCAATGATTATATTATTTTTATAATAAATTAAAAGGAGTTGAAGCTATGTTTAAAAAATTTTCACAGGGTTGTGTAGCTCTTGTACAAAAGTATTTGCCCGACCCATTTATTTTCGCAATCATATTAACTTTTTTCGTATTTCTAATTGGAATGCCAATAACTCATC from Clostridium sp. MB40-C1 includes these protein-coding regions:
- a CDS encoding 3-hydroxyacyl-CoA dehydrogenase family protein, yielding MEIKKVAIIGAGTMGHGIAQLCAEAGLQVSMFDISEQNLNNGFENIKKSLKLLLSNGKITEEDYEKVISKINLTNNLEKVVENAEIIIECVAEKLPIKQDLFGKLDKLCSPEVILATNTSGLSPSAISQNLEHPERVVVAHFWCPAELIPLVEVVPGEKTSAETVERTMAWVKQINKQPVKMNKECLGFIGNRLQLALLREAIYIVEQGWADPEEVDKAVEYGLGRRLPVTGPLRSADLGGLDIFYNISTYLFKDLCNSTEASQYLKEKVDATNCGTKSGKGNYKWSPEAIDDITKKRTDLLLYFLEQDKLNK